One part of the Salvelinus fontinalis isolate EN_2023a chromosome 4, ASM2944872v1, whole genome shotgun sequence genome encodes these proteins:
- the LOC129852723 gene encoding alpha-parvin-like: MASSPQKSPSSPKSPTPKSPPSRKKDDSFLGKLGGTLARRKKAKEVSELQEEGMNAINLPLSPIPFELDPEDTMLEENEVRTMVDPNSRNDTKLQELMKVLIDWINDVLVGERIIVKDLAEDLYDGQVLQKLFEKLEGERLNVAEVTQSEIAQKQKLQTVLEKINDTLKVSIRNIKWTIDSVHAKSIVAILHLLVALSQHCRAPIRLPDHVSIQVVVVQKREGILQSRQVQEEITGNTEALSGRHERDAFDTLFDHAPDKLNVVKKTLITFVNKHLNKLNLEVSELDTQFADGVYLVLLMGLLEGYFVPLFNFFLTPEHFDQKVHNVAFSFELMQDGGLEKPKPRAEDIVNCDLKSTLRVLYNLFTKYRNVE, translated from the exons ATGGCTTCTTCGCCACAGAAATCACCTTCTTCTCCCAAATCTCCGACTCCAAAATCACCACCTTCAAGAAAAAAAGATGACTCTTTCCTCGGAAAACTTGGGGGAACTTTGGCCAGAAGAAAAAAGGCAAAAGAAG TGTCTGAGCTCCAGGAGGAGGGCATGAATGCCATCAACCTGCCACTCAGCCCCATCCCCTTTGAGCTGGACCCAGAGGACACCATGCTGG aGGAGAATGAAGTCCGCACCATGGTTGACCCTAACTCCAGGAATGACACCAAACTGCAAGAACTGATGAAG GTACTCATAGACTGGATCAATGATGTGCTGGTGGGGGAGAGAATCATTGTCAAAGACCTGGCTGAGGACCTCTACGATGGGCAGGTTCTGCAGAAACTATTTG AGAAGCTGGAGGGTGAGAGGCTGAATGTGGCTGAGGTGACCCAGTCTGAGATAGCCCAGAAGCAGAAGCTGCAGACAGTTCTGGAGAAGATCAACGACACTCTGAAGGTCTCAATCAGAAACATCAAATGGACCATTGACT CTGTCCATGCTAAAAGCATCGTGGCCATTCTCCATTTATTGGTGGCGCTGTCTCAGCACTGCCGCGCCCCCATCCGCCTACCTGATCATGTGTCCATTCAAGTTGTGGTTGTACAG AAACGGGAGGGGATCCTGCAGTCTCGCCAGGTTCAGGAAGAGATCACAGGGAACACGGA GGCTCTATCAGGAAGACATG AGCGAGATGCGTTTGACACCTTGTTTGACCATGCACCAGACAAGCTGAATGTGGTGAAAAAG ACTCTGATCACCTTTGTGAACAAGCACTTGAACAAGTTGAACCTGGAGGTGTCTGAATTGGACACACAG TTTGCTGATGGTGTGTACCTGGTGTTACTGATGGGACTGCTTGAGGGCTACTTTGTTCCTCTCTTCAACTTCTTCCTAACGCCAGAGCATTTTGACCAAAAG GTGCACAATGTGGCTTTCTCCTTTGAGCTGATGCAAGATGGCGGCCTGGAGAAACCCAAGCCACGGGCAGAGG ATATTGTGAACTGTGACCTGAAGTCTACTCTGAGGGTACTCTACAACCTCTTCACCAAATACAGAAATGTGGAATAA